One Spirochaetaceae bacterium genomic window carries:
- the rpoC gene encoding DNA-directed RNA polymerase subunit beta' — protein sequence MRDFQDFERITIKLASPEEIRAWSYGEVKKPETINYRTLRPEKDGLFCERIFGTTKEWECYCGKFKSIRYRGVICDRCGVEVTHFRVRRERMGHIELAAPVSHIWFYRSVPSRMGLLLDLSIAALRSILYYEKYIVIDPGDTDLKQMELLNEDEYLEARERFQTNFSAGIGAEAIRTLLEGMDLEALSGELRARMVDKGPKSDKRLLKRIEIVENFRDSRNKPEWMILDVIPVIPPELRPMVQLDGGRFATSDLNDLYRRVINRNNRLKRLLALNAPDIIIRNEKRMLQEAVDALFDNSKKKRVVKGAANRPLKSLSDMLKGKQGRFRQNLLGKRVDYSGRSVIVVGPDLKLHQCGLPTKMALELFKPFIMKKLVEKDVVFNIKKAKSLVEEETPEVWAVLEEVISEHPVLLNRAPTLHRLGIQAFEPVLVEGKAIKLHPLVCHAFNADFDGDQMAVHVPLSPEAQIESWTLMLSSQNLLNPANGSPIVVPTQDMVLGINYLTRARPGAKGEGRYFSSAYEVLMAIDARSVDYNALIHVRRNGAAGAGPGDGPLDNGYLETTPGRVILNEELPDALDYINEPLDEKALRDLIAQCYQDHGPHVTVLMLDSVKELGFSYATKFGATIGMEDIIVPDAKDGMIKSATAQVEQIHGQYLQGHITNEERYNRVIEVWSTTNDDLTNELMKELEADKQGFNPVHMMANSGARGSRGQIRQLAGMRGLMAKPSGDIIELPIRSSFKEGLDVTEFFISTNGARKGLADTALKTADAGYLTRRLVDIAQDVVVNEIDCGTINGIDHEAIKDGEEIIEPLRDRIAGRFTLERVRHPITRDIIVDVNEEITDDVAEFIERIGVESVRIRTVLTCESKRGVCQKCYGRNLATNRTVEIGEAVGIIAAQSIGQPGTQLTMRTFHIGGAATQVSEENRIYLRYPVYIRELHGTTVERENGNLLFSRKGFLMVNRVIQQVALQSEDELLVDNGQQVLGEAELIRRGDDIVRAEDVGFIFLHDGHLLIIAQPKRVDVRNGSELLAQVGQVVPADETIAYFDPFAEPIIAEVAGTIRFEDIVLGTTLKEEINEDTGKIEKKITEFPLESLQPRLIVVGDDGEEVANYYLPGQAYLNVADGEEVKAGRVLAKLLKESIKTRDITGGLPRVGELFEARRSKSPAVLAKIGGVVRFKGISKGKRAISVVDPFDNEYKHAVPMGKHLLVRDGDTVEAGELLCDGGIDPHDILQILGENELQRYLVNEIQEVYRLQGVKINDKHIGVIIRQMMKKIEIVGVGDTNFIYGQQVDRHTFNEENRKVIREGGQPAVAQPLLLGITRASLNIDSFISAASFQETTRVLTNSSIAGSSDRLSGLKENVIIGHLIPAGTGMREYREVTLFDENMENLDDKIQRILEQRRQEELERELAAQEYDDAYDDVDAVGAVGAPPPPPAPPPPPPPPPPPHPPPP from the coding sequence ATGCGCGATTTTCAGGATTTCGAACGCATCACCATCAAGCTCGCGTCGCCGGAGGAGATCCGCGCCTGGTCCTACGGCGAGGTCAAGAAGCCGGAAACCATCAACTACCGCACCCTGCGCCCGGAAAAGGACGGCCTGTTCTGCGAGCGCATCTTCGGCACCACCAAGGAATGGGAGTGCTATTGCGGCAAGTTCAAGTCGATCCGCTACCGCGGCGTGATCTGCGACCGCTGCGGGGTGGAGGTGACCCACTTCCGCGTGCGCCGCGAGCGCATGGGCCACATCGAGTTGGCCGCTCCGGTGTCGCACATCTGGTTCTATCGTTCGGTGCCGTCGCGCATGGGGTTGCTGCTCGATTTGTCGATTGCCGCCCTGCGTTCCATCCTCTACTACGAGAAGTACATCGTCATCGATCCCGGAGACACCGATCTCAAGCAGATGGAACTGCTCAACGAGGACGAGTACCTGGAGGCGCGCGAGCGCTTTCAGACTAACTTCTCCGCCGGCATCGGCGCCGAGGCGATTCGCACCCTGCTCGAAGGCATGGACCTGGAAGCCCTCAGCGGCGAGTTGCGCGCGCGCATGGTCGACAAGGGGCCGAAGAGCGACAAGCGCCTGCTGAAGCGCATCGAGATCGTCGAGAACTTCCGCGATTCGCGCAACAAGCCGGAGTGGATGATCCTGGACGTGATTCCGGTCATCCCGCCGGAACTGCGGCCGATGGTGCAGCTCGACGGCGGACGCTTCGCCACCTCCGACCTCAACGACCTCTATCGGCGGGTGATCAACCGCAACAACAGGCTCAAGCGCCTGCTCGCGCTCAACGCTCCCGACATCATCATCCGCAACGAGAAGCGCATGCTGCAGGAAGCCGTGGACGCGCTATTCGACAACTCCAAGAAGAAGCGCGTGGTCAAGGGAGCCGCCAACCGCCCGCTGAAGTCGCTGTCGGACATGCTCAAGGGCAAGCAGGGCCGCTTTCGCCAGAACCTGCTCGGCAAGCGGGTCGACTACTCGGGCCGCTCGGTGATCGTGGTTGGGCCGGATCTGAAGCTGCACCAGTGCGGGCTGCCCACCAAGATGGCGCTGGAGTTGTTCAAGCCGTTCATCATGAAGAAGCTGGTCGAGAAGGACGTGGTGTTCAATATCAAGAAGGCCAAGTCGCTGGTGGAGGAGGAGACTCCCGAGGTGTGGGCGGTGCTGGAGGAGGTGATCTCCGAACACCCGGTGCTGCTCAACCGTGCGCCCACCCTGCATCGGCTCGGCATCCAGGCGTTCGAGCCGGTCCTGGTCGAGGGCAAGGCGATCAAGCTGCACCCGCTGGTGTGCCATGCATTCAACGCCGACTTTGACGGTGACCAGATGGCGGTACACGTGCCACTCAGCCCGGAGGCGCAGATCGAGTCGTGGACGCTGATGCTGTCCTCGCAGAACCTGCTCAACCCGGCCAACGGCTCGCCGATCGTGGTGCCGACGCAGGACATGGTGCTCGGGATCAACTACCTGACCCGGGCGCGCCCCGGCGCGAAGGGCGAGGGCCGCTACTTCTCCAGCGCGTACGAGGTGCTGATGGCAATCGACGCGCGCAGCGTCGACTACAATGCGCTCATCCACGTACGCCGCAACGGCGCAGCCGGCGCCGGCCCGGGCGACGGCCCTCTCGACAATGGCTACCTCGAGACGACACCCGGCAGGGTGATTCTCAACGAGGAGCTGCCCGACGCCCTCGACTACATCAACGAGCCGCTCGACGAGAAGGCGCTGCGCGACCTGATCGCCCAGTGCTACCAGGACCACGGCCCGCACGTCACCGTGCTGATGCTCGATTCGGTCAAGGAGCTGGGGTTCAGCTACGCCACCAAGTTCGGCGCGACCATCGGCATGGAAGACATCATCGTGCCCGACGCCAAGGATGGCATGATCAAGTCCGCCACCGCCCAGGTAGAGCAGATTCACGGCCAGTATCTGCAGGGCCACATTACCAATGAAGAGCGCTACAACCGGGTCATCGAGGTGTGGAGCACCACCAACGACGACCTGACCAACGAGTTGATGAAGGAGTTGGAAGCCGACAAGCAGGGCTTCAACCCGGTGCACATGATGGCCAACTCCGGCGCGCGCGGCAGCCGCGGCCAGATCCGGCAGCTGGCCGGCATGCGCGGCCTGATGGCCAAGCCTTCCGGCGACATCATCGAGCTGCCGATCCGGTCCAGCTTCAAGGAAGGCCTCGACGTCACCGAGTTCTTCATTTCCACCAATGGCGCCCGCAAGGGGTTGGCCGACACGGCGCTGAAGACCGCCGACGCCGGCTACCTGACCCGGCGGCTGGTGGACATCGCCCAGGACGTGGTGGTCAACGAGATCGACTGCGGCACCATCAACGGCATCGACCACGAGGCGATCAAGGATGGTGAGGAGATCATCGAGCCGTTGCGCGACCGCATTGCCGGGCGCTTTACCCTGGAGCGCGTGCGCCACCCGATCACGCGCGACATCATCGTCGACGTGAACGAGGAGATCACCGACGACGTCGCCGAGTTCATCGAGCGGATCGGCGTCGAGTCGGTGCGCATTCGCACCGTGCTGACCTGCGAGTCGAAGCGCGGCGTGTGCCAGAAGTGCTACGGGCGCAACCTGGCCACCAACCGGACCGTGGAGATCGGCGAAGCGGTGGGTATCATTGCGGCGCAGTCGATCGGCCAGCCGGGCACGCAGCTCACCATGCGCACGTTCCACATCGGCGGCGCCGCCACCCAGGTGAGCGAGGAGAATCGCATCTACCTGCGCTACCCGGTGTACATTCGCGAGCTGCACGGCACCACCGTCGAGCGCGAGAACGGCAACCTGTTGTTCAGCCGCAAGGGCTTCCTGATGGTGAACCGGGTCATCCAGCAGGTCGCGCTGCAGTCGGAAGACGAACTGCTGGTGGACAATGGCCAGCAGGTGCTCGGCGAAGCGGAGCTCATCCGTCGCGGCGATGACATCGTACGGGCCGAGGATGTCGGCTTCATATTCCTGCACGACGGCCATCTCCTGATCATCGCCCAGCCGAAGCGCGTGGACGTACGCAACGGCTCCGAACTGCTGGCGCAGGTGGGCCAGGTGGTGCCGGCGGACGAGACGATCGCCTACTTCGATCCGTTCGCGGAGCCGATCATCGCCGAGGTAGCGGGCACGATACGGTTCGAAGACATCGTGCTCGGCACCACGCTCAAGGAAGAGATCAACGAGGACACCGGCAAGATCGAAAAGAAGATCACGGAGTTCCCGCTCGAGTCGCTGCAGCCGCGGCTGATCGTGGTCGGTGACGACGGCGAGGAGGTGGCCAACTACTATCTGCCGGGGCAAGCCTACCTGAACGTTGCCGACGGCGAAGAGGTGAAGGCCGGCAGGGTGTTGGCCAAGCTGCTCAAGGAGAGCATCAAGACGCGCGACATCACCGGCGGTCTGCCGCGCGTCGGCGAGTTGTTCGAGGCACGCCGGTCGAAGTCGCCGGCGGTGCTCGCCAAGATCGGCGGCGTGGTGAGATTCAAGGGCATATCGAAGGGCAAGCGGGCGATCAGCGTGGTCGATCCGTTCGACAACGAGTACAAGCACGCGGTTCCGATGGGCAAGCACCTGCTGGTGCGCGACGGCGACACGGTGGAGGCCGGCGAGCTGTTGTGTGACGGCGGCATCGACCCGCACGATATTCTGCAGATCCTCGGGGAAAACGAGTTGCAGCGCTACCTGGTGAACGAGATCCAGGAGGTGTACCGGCTGCAGGGCGTGAAGATCAACGACAAGCACATCGGCGTGATCATTCGCCAGATGATGAAGAAGATCGAGATCGTCGGCGTCGGAGACACCAACTTCATCTATGGCCAGCAGGTCGATCGGCACACCTTCAACGAAGAGAACCGCAAGGTGATCCGCGAAGGCGGCCAGCCGGCCGTGGCGCAGCCGCTGTTGCTCGGCATCACGCGCGCGTCGTTGAATATCGACTCGTTCATATCGGCGGCGTCGTTCCAGGAAACCACCCGCGTGCTTACCAATTCGTCGATCGCAGGATCCTCCGATCGCCTGAGCGGCCTGAAGGAGAACGTGATCATCGGGCACCTGATTCCTGCCGGCACCGGCATGCGCGAATACCGCGAGGTCACGTTGTTCGACGAGAACATGGAAAACCTCGACGACAAGATCCAGCGCATTCTCGAACAGCGCCGCCAGGAGGAGCTCGAGCGCGAGCTCGCGGCGCAGGAATACGACGACGCCTACGACGATGTCGATGCCGTGGGTGCGGTCGGGGCCCCCCCCCCCCCACCCGCCCCCCCCCCCCCCCCCCCCCCCCCCCCCCCCCCCCACCCCCCCCCCCCCC
- the rpoB gene encoding DNA-directed RNA polymerase subunit beta: MSTTIAPRASDALHLARTFLGRGRDDVIAMPNLVDIQLSSYERFLQRDTLAAGNPPHRQGLEEVFQEIFPIESPNGDMVLEYVGYSLDESGIKLTEQECKHKGLSFVIPIKAKINLVFWGTGEIRQKEIYMGDIPLMTGRGTFIINGAERVVVSQIHRSPGVIFSHEKGAYTSRIIPYRGSWLEFEIDQKKELIYAKIDRKKRLLATIFLRALGFDTREKIIELFYRTRSIEIDDSTDTKDALIGTVFAKAVYRGTGETRKKLYGAGEKIHPHDVEELLHSGIDAVEIIDLDHPESLHSQIILNCFEREEVQTTRDDGDSDEPSKEEAIGRVYAVIKPGEPITVDSAEKDLHSMFFSPRRYDLGRVGRYKLNKKFDYAAPKESHTLTPDDVIATMTFLVKVYIGEGNIDDIDHLGNRRVRSVGELLTNHLKVAFTRMERIAKERMSLKEADTIRPQDLISIKPVVATIKEFFGSSQLSQFMDQVNPLAELTHKRRLNALGPGGLSRDRAGFEVRDVHYTHYGRMCPIETPEGPNIGLIVSLANYTTVNEYGFLETPYRKVENGKVTRNIEYLSAIEEEKFFIAQSGAAVDAGGKLPDRLMAVRKGGDYISAGPDSIQYMDVSPKQIISVSASLIPFLEHDDANRALMGSNMQRQAVPLVQPEPPRVGTGMEGKTAYDSGVLVLAERAGTVVYVSSEAVHVKPSRRGGPPGPGGPRPPPEGGGGVGERGGGKPPPQKANQVFE, from the coding sequence ATGAGCACCACGATTGCTCCCCGAGCGTCCGATGCGCTGCACCTCGCGCGCACCTTTCTTGGTCGAGGGCGGGACGATGTCATCGCCATGCCCAACCTGGTCGACATCCAACTGTCTTCCTACGAGCGTTTTCTCCAGCGTGACACGCTCGCTGCCGGCAACCCGCCGCATCGGCAGGGACTGGAGGAGGTGTTCCAGGAGATCTTCCCCATAGAGAGCCCCAACGGCGACATGGTGCTGGAATACGTCGGCTACTCGCTCGACGAGTCCGGCATCAAGCTCACCGAGCAGGAATGCAAGCACAAGGGGCTGTCCTTCGTCATCCCGATCAAGGCGAAGATCAACCTGGTGTTCTGGGGCACCGGCGAGATCCGCCAGAAAGAGATCTACATGGGCGACATCCCGCTCATGACCGGGCGCGGCACGTTCATCATCAACGGCGCCGAGCGGGTGGTGGTAAGCCAGATTCACCGCTCGCCGGGCGTGATCTTCTCGCACGAGAAGGGGGCATATACCTCCCGCATCATTCCCTACCGCGGCTCCTGGCTGGAGTTCGAGATCGATCAGAAGAAGGAACTGATCTACGCCAAGATCGACCGCAAGAAGCGCCTCCTGGCGACCATCTTCCTGCGCGCGCTCGGCTTCGACACCCGCGAGAAGATCATCGAGCTGTTCTACCGCACCAGGAGCATCGAGATCGACGACAGCACGGACACCAAGGACGCCCTCATCGGTACGGTGTTCGCCAAGGCGGTGTACCGCGGCACGGGCGAGACGCGCAAGAAGCTGTACGGCGCCGGTGAGAAGATCCACCCGCACGACGTCGAGGAGCTGCTCCACTCCGGCATCGATGCGGTGGAGATCATCGACCTCGATCATCCCGAGTCCCTGCACAGCCAGATCATCCTCAACTGCTTCGAGCGTGAGGAGGTGCAGACCACCAGGGATGACGGTGACAGCGACGAACCGTCCAAGGAAGAGGCGATCGGGCGGGTGTACGCGGTCATCAAGCCGGGCGAACCGATCACCGTCGACAGCGCCGAGAAGGATCTGCACAGCATGTTCTTCTCGCCACGCCGTTACGACCTCGGCCGCGTGGGACGCTACAAGCTGAACAAGAAGTTCGATTACGCCGCGCCCAAGGAGAGCCACACGCTGACCCCGGACGACGTAATCGCCACCATGACCTTTCTGGTGAAGGTGTATATCGGCGAGGGCAACATCGACGACATCGACCACCTCGGCAACCGCCGCGTGCGCTCGGTCGGCGAACTGCTCACCAACCACCTGAAGGTTGCGTTCACGCGCATGGAGCGGATCGCCAAGGAGCGCATGTCGCTGAAGGAGGCGGATACCATCCGCCCGCAGGACCTGATCTCCATCAAGCCGGTGGTGGCCACGATCAAGGAGTTCTTCGGCTCCAGCCAGCTTTCGCAGTTCATGGACCAGGTCAACCCGCTCGCCGAGCTCACCCACAAGCGGCGTCTCAACGCACTCGGTCCCGGCGGACTGTCGCGCGACCGCGCCGGCTTCGAGGTGCGCGACGTGCACTACACCCACTACGGGAGAATGTGCCCGATCGAGACCCCCGAGGGACCCAACATCGGGCTCATCGTGTCGCTCGCCAACTACACTACCGTCAACGAGTACGGCTTCCTGGAGACGCCCTACCGAAAGGTCGAGAACGGCAAGGTCACGCGCAATATCGAGTACCTGTCGGCGATCGAGGAAGAGAAGTTCTTCATCGCTCAGTCGGGCGCGGCCGTGGACGCCGGCGGCAAGCTGCCCGACCGCCTGATGGCGGTGCGCAAGGGCGGCGACTACATCTCCGCCGGACCCGACTCCATCCAGTACATGGACGTGTCCCCGAAGCAGATCATCTCGGTGTCGGCGTCGCTGATTCCGTTTCTGGAGCACGACGACGCCAACCGCGCCCTCATGGGATCCAACATGCAGCGCCAGGCGGTGCCGCTGGTACAGCCGGAACCGCCGCGCGTGGGCACCGGCATGGAGGGCAAGACCGCGTACGACTCCGGCGTGCTGGTGCTGGCCGAGCGCGCCGGCACCGTGGTGTACGTGAGCAGCGAGGCGGTCCACGTGAAGCCCTCTCGCCGCGGGGGCCCCCCCGGCCCCGGGGGGCCCCGCCCCCCCCCCGAGGGGGGGGGGGGGGTGGGGGAAAGGGGGGGGGGGAAACCCCCCCCCCAAAAAGCCAACCAGGTTTTTGAAGA
- the rplL gene encoding 50S ribosomal protein L7/L12, with the protein MAVLSTEQIIDAVSSMSVLEVSELVKAFEDKFGVSAAAPVAVAAAPGGGAEAAEEEEEQVEFTVLLKGFDAGKKIPIIKEVRAITGLGLKEAKQLVEEQDRPIKEAVSKEEAQKLKEQLETAGGTVEVQ; encoded by the coding sequence ATGGCTGTACTTTCAACCGAGCAGATCATAGATGCGGTCTCGAGCATGAGCGTGCTCGAGGTGTCGGAACTGGTAAAGGCGTTCGAGGACAAGTTCGGCGTCAGCGCGGCAGCCCCGGTGGCGGTAGCCGCGGCCCCGGGCGGCGGCGCCGAGGCGGCCGAGGAAGAGGAGGAGCAGGTCGAATTCACCGTGCTGCTCAAGGGCTTCGACGCCGGCAAGAAGATTCCGATCATCAAGGAGGTGCGCGCCATCACCGGGCTCGGCCTCAAGGAGGCGAAGCAGCTCGTGGAGGAGCAGGATCGCCCGATCAAGGAAGCGGTGTCCAAGGAGGAGGCGCAGAAGCTGAAAGAGCAGTTGGAGACTGCCGGCGGAACCGTGGAGGTGCAGTAA
- the rplJ gene encoding 50S ribosomal protein L10 translates to MAKGVQQYKIDRVAALKEAFEAAPSLFFSDYRGLTVGQITELRGQLRQNDTRYAVVKNRYTKIALRELGRDGADEFLVGPTAVALVRGDAVAVSKALLDFGRGAPVQVKGGYVEGKMIGVQEVVALSRLPGREQLLAMLLSAMNGPVRGLATVLRASVERVARVLQAVADQKAQGTTTES, encoded by the coding sequence ATGGCCAAGGGTGTGCAGCAGTACAAGATCGACCGGGTAGCGGCTCTCAAGGAAGCTTTCGAAGCGGCCCCGTCCCTGTTCTTCTCCGATTACCGCGGCCTGACCGTGGGCCAGATCACCGAGTTGCGCGGTCAGCTCCGCCAGAACGACACCCGCTACGCGGTGGTCAAGAACCGTTACACCAAGATCGCCCTGCGCGAGCTCGGCCGCGACGGCGCCGACGAGTTCCTGGTCGGGCCGACGGCGGTGGCGCTGGTGCGCGGCGACGCCGTTGCGGTGTCGAAGGCGCTGCTCGACTTCGGGCGCGGCGCCCCGGTACAGGTGAAGGGCGGTTACGTCGAAGGCAAGATGATCGGCGTGCAGGAGGTGGTCGCACTGTCGCGGCTGCCGGGCCGCGAGCAGTTGCTCGCCATGCTGCTGTCGGCAATGAACGGTCCGGTACGCGGCCTCGCTACGGTGCTGCGCGCTTCGGTGGAGCGCGTCGCACGGGTGCTGCAGGCGGTGGCGGACCAGAAGGCGCAAGGAACGACCACCGAATCGTGA
- the rplA gene encoding 50S ribosomal protein L1: protein MARSKRYRAAEQRRDGARSYALLEAIELVKGSASAKFDETVECHIKLNIRGNQTVRDTTVLPHGFQAQKRILVFARGEKADEARAAGAAHVGAEELVEKIRGGWLDFDVAVATPDMMREVGRLGPVLGRRGLMPNPKTRTVTNDLAAAIAELQRGRVEFRADRTGVVHMAVGKVSMDAHPVSENVSALLDEVGKRRPADLKGVFISSVAVSSTMGPGVKVTPADAAGAAAG, encoded by the coding sequence ATGGCACGCAGCAAACGTTACCGGGCAGCCGAGCAGCGCCGCGACGGCGCACGCAGCTACGCGCTGCTGGAGGCGATCGAGTTGGTGAAGGGCAGTGCGTCGGCCAAGTTCGACGAAACCGTGGAGTGTCACATCAAGCTGAACATTCGCGGCAACCAGACCGTACGCGATACCACGGTACTGCCGCACGGCTTTCAGGCCCAGAAGCGCATCCTGGTGTTCGCGCGCGGCGAGAAGGCGGACGAGGCACGGGCGGCCGGGGCCGCCCATGTCGGCGCAGAGGAGCTGGTCGAGAAGATTCGCGGCGGCTGGCTGGACTTCGACGTCGCCGTCGCCACCCCGGACATGATGCGCGAGGTGGGCAGGCTCGGACCCGTGCTCGGGCGCCGCGGCCTGATGCCCAATCCGAAGACGCGCACCGTGACCAACGACCTTGCCGCCGCCATTGCCGAGTTGCAGCGCGGCAGGGTAGAGTTCCGTGCCGACCGCACCGGAGTGGTTCACATGGCGGTCGGCAAGGTGTCGATGGACGCGCACCCGGTGAGCGAGAATGTCAGCGCCTTGCTCGACGAGGTCGGCAAACGGCGCCCGGCGGATCTGAAGGGCGTGTTCATCAGTTCGGTGGCGGTGAGTTCCACCATGGGGCCGGGAGTGAAGGTGACTCCGGCCGACGCCGCGGGCGCGGCAGCCGGGTAG
- the rplK gene encoding 50S ribosomal protein L11 — protein sequence MAKKRVNAVIKLQVPAGQATPAPPVGPALGPHGVSAPQFVQQFNDRTRNEEQGLTIPVVITVYADRTFSFETKTPPAAVLIKKAIGLDKGSPESNRAKVGSISRTALEEIAARKMQDLNANDLQAAAKVIAGTARSMGVTVEG from the coding sequence GTGGCGAAGAAACGAGTCAACGCGGTAATCAAGCTGCAGGTTCCGGCCGGGCAGGCGACGCCTGCGCCGCCGGTGGGGCCGGCGCTCGGCCCGCACGGGGTGAGCGCGCCGCAGTTCGTTCAGCAGTTCAATGACCGCACCAGGAACGAAGAGCAGGGGCTTACCATTCCGGTGGTAATCACGGTGTACGCCGATCGCACCTTCAGCTTCGAGACCAAGACGCCGCCGGCGGCGGTGCTGATCAAGAAGGCGATCGGCCTGGACAAGGGATCGCCGGAATCGAATCGCGCGAAGGTCGGTTCCATCAGTCGCACGGCTCTGGAAGAGATCGCCGCGCGCAAGATGCAGGACCTGAACGCCAACGACTTGCAGGCCGCGGCCAAGGTCATTGCCGGAACCGCGCGCAGCATGGGCGTGACGGTGGAGGGCTGA
- the nusG gene encoding transcription termination/antitermination protein NusG yields MAKSWYVVHTYSGYENKVQKHLTRLMESQEFTDQLFDVKVPQEEVVEVKDGKKRVTSKKFLPGYILLEMELGDARWKELTSAIRRIDGVTGFVGMQTGRRPQPISGDEVRSILQKSGAIKTDRMIRPMQTFSIGESVRIVDGPFESFTGTVEEVNLEKAKLRVSVGIFGRSTPVELEFLQVEKV; encoded by the coding sequence ATGGCAAAGAGCTGGTACGTAGTGCATACCTATTCGGGCTATGAGAACAAGGTGCAGAAGCACTTGACGCGGCTCATGGAGAGCCAGGAGTTCACTGATCAGTTGTTCGACGTCAAGGTGCCGCAGGAAGAGGTGGTCGAGGTCAAGGACGGCAAGAAGAGGGTGACCTCGAAGAAGTTCCTGCCCGGCTACATTCTCCTGGAGATGGAGCTCGGCGATGCGCGATGGAAGGAGTTGACATCCGCCATCCGGCGCATCGACGGTGTGACCGGATTCGTCGGCATGCAGACCGGACGCAGGCCGCAACCGATTTCGGGCGACGAAGTGCGTTCCATCCTGCAGAAGTCGGGCGCCATCAAGACCGACCGCATGATTCGCCCGATGCAGACCTTCTCCATCGGCGAGTCGGTGCGCATCGTGGATGGCCCGTTCGAATCGTTCACCGGCACCGTCGAAGAGGTGAACCTGGAGAAGGCCAAGCTGCGCGTCTCGGTGGGTATTTTCGGTCGCTCGACTCCGGTGGAGCTGGAATTCCTGCAGGTGGAGAAAGTCTGA
- the secE gene encoding preprotein translocase subunit SecE has protein sequence MKRIVQFFRESYAELRKVSWPSREEVGNSTRIVLISVALIALALGLVDFVFFQAIDLIF, from the coding sequence GTGAAGCGAATCGTTCAGTTTTTTCGCGAGAGTTATGCTGAGCTGCGCAAGGTGTCGTGGCCGAGTCGTGAGGAGGTTGGCAACTCAACCAGGATCGTTCTGATTTCCGTGGCGCTCATTGCCTTGGCGCTGGGGTTGGTGGATTTCGTCTTCTTTCAGGCGATCGACCTGATCTTCTAG
- the rpmG gene encoding 50S ribosomal protein L33, translated as MAKAKVVELVALECVPCSEGSNGVHLRNYTTTKNRRTVQGKLELKKYCPRCRVHTRHRETRVK; from the coding sequence ATGGCCAAGGCTAAGGTAGTCGAACTGGTGGCCCTTGAGTGCGTACCGTGCTCGGAGGGTTCGAACGGCGTGCACCTGCGCAATTACACGACGACCAAGAATCGTCGTACCGTGCAGGGCAAGCTGGAGTTGAAGAAGTACTGTCCGCGTTGCCGGGTCCACACCCGGCACCGGGAGACCCGGGTGAAGTAG
- the rsmD gene encoding 16S rRNA (guanine(966)-N(2))-methyltransferase RsmD, which yields MRVTGGRYRGRRLQVPPGDIRPVTDRMREALFNVLAARGVVLEGCRFLDLFSGTGIMAVEAASRGAAAVDLVERDPRKRSYLRRNTGFVAARVAIHVMPCERYLARARRNAAAGWHLVFADPPYAYRRKAALLASVAACAGLRAGSLVVVHTPAGEVLAAPPRLACVDRRRYGGAALALFSVADEAEYGGA from the coding sequence GTGCGCGTGACCGGCGGCCGCTACCGCGGGCGCCGGCTGCAGGTACCGCCGGGCGACATCCGCCCGGTGACCGACCGCATGCGCGAGGCGCTGTTCAACGTGCTCGCGGCGCGTGGCGTGGTGCTCGAAGGGTGCCGCTTCCTGGACCTGTTCAGCGGCACCGGGATCATGGCGGTGGAGGCTGCGTCGCGCGGCGCGGCCGCGGTCGACCTGGTGGAGCGCGATCCGCGCAAGCGCTCCTACCTGCGGCGCAACACCGGCTTCGTCGCGGCGCGCGTGGCCATTCACGTGATGCCGTGCGAGCGCTACCTGGCGCGCGCCCGGCGCAACGCTGCCGCCGGCTGGCACCTGGTGTTTGCGGATCCGCCCTATGCCTACCGCCGGAAGGCGGCCCTGTTGGCGTCCGTGGCCGCCTGCGCGGGCCTGCGCGCGGGGTCGCTGGTGGTCGTGCACACGCCGGCCGGCGAGGTACTGGCGGCGCCGCCGCGGCTGGCCTGTGTCGACCGGCGCCGGTACGGCGGCGCCGCGCTGGCCTTGTTCTCGGTGGCGGATGAGGCGGAATACGGCGGCGCTTGA